One stretch of Sporocytophaga myxococcoides DSM 11118 DNA includes these proteins:
- a CDS encoding DUF5677 domain-containing protein, whose protein sequence is MKIEVEIEHLKTQTDLYTEAIFAISASTIGYSELTSVIGPMLKLNETTLMSIILLAENNHYRDLVILSRPFLESIINVGFICAEDEKAVVASKKYAYQKGYRDLFRGIEVNDFKITSGFSDFLKEFEKATTEEMKNALAEYTTKKGREVMEWTPETTKGKLGIIGKEYGVYVNGLLTFAFFSIYRDVSEIIHNSYYGVRIYLGMQQKDMSIFKNANEAAEYFGDHQKKLAILILQQINISLNAILNILNQKFKLNSTNMIFEKSNSKLVEYANSIK, encoded by the coding sequence ATGAAAATTGAAGTAGAAATAGAACATCTCAAAACGCAAACAGATCTATACACGGAAGCAATATTTGCAATTTCAGCATCTACAATTGGCTATTCTGAACTAACTTCAGTAATCGGACCTATGTTGAAACTGAATGAAACAACTCTGATGAGTATAATATTGCTTGCGGAGAATAACCACTATAGAGACCTAGTTATTCTTTCTCGACCATTTTTAGAATCAATTATTAATGTAGGATTTATTTGTGCAGAGGATGAAAAGGCAGTTGTTGCCTCAAAAAAATATGCTTATCAAAAAGGGTATAGGGATTTATTTCGGGGAATAGAAGTTAATGACTTTAAAATAACAAGTGGATTTTCTGATTTCCTAAAAGAGTTTGAAAAGGCTACTACCGAAGAAATGAAAAATGCTTTAGCTGAATATACAACAAAGAAGGGAAGAGAAGTAATGGAGTGGACTCCTGAAACAACAAAAGGTAAGCTGGGAATAATCGGTAAAGAGTATGGAGTGTATGTAAATGGCCTTTTGACTTTTGCCTTCTTTTCAATTTACAGGGATGTTTCAGAAATAATTCATAACAGCTACTATGGGGTTCGAATATATTTGGGAATGCAGCAAAAAGACATGTCCATATTCAAAAATGCGAATGAAGCGGCTGAATATTTCGGGGATCATCAGAAAAAACTTGCGATTTTGATATTACAACAGATTAATATCTCACTTAATGCAATATTAAATATTCTAAATCAAAAATTTAAACTGAACAGTACTAATATGATTTTTGAAAAGTCTAATTCAAAATTAGTCGAATATGCGAATTCAATTAAATAA
- a CDS encoding HEPN family nuclease, with protein sequence MDYINLEIDFIDRTLKAIRQYERFLKENQNEEAFDVTMYINSLTGLIIFPKENGFLKKFLPNDRIEEWYLGGSVKDDTILTIKDLAIQLRHCIAHADFEFGSDNERQIDKVIFKDTKEKKGVIAEFRIDDFKSFIELISEAMIENARKRNSI encoded by the coding sequence ATGGATTATATAAATTTGGAAATTGATTTCATTGATAGGACCTTAAAGGCTATCAGGCAATATGAAAGATTTTTAAAGGAAAATCAGAATGAAGAAGCTTTTGATGTTACGATGTATATTAACTCATTAACAGGTCTAATTATCTTTCCCAAAGAAAATGGATTTTTAAAGAAATTTTTGCCAAATGACAGAATTGAGGAATGGTATTTAGGGGGAAGCGTTAAAGATGATACAATACTAACAATTAAAGATCTAGCTATTCAGTTAAGACATTGTATTGCTCATGCCGACTTTGAATTTGGTTCAGATAATGAACGTCAAATTGATAAAGTGATTTTTAAGGATACTAAAGAAAAAAAAGGAGTAATTGCTGAGTTCAGGATAGATGATTTTAAAAGCTTTATTGAGCTAATCTCTGAAGCTATGATTGAAAATGCTCGGAAGAGGAATAGTATATAA
- a CDS encoding helix-turn-helix domain-containing protein — MLTLGNKIKKVRELKGLKQEYMAEVLGISQPSYSKIETDEVSVSPERLEQIAKVLQVTVQDILAFDERIFFNITNRDQSYGSGYFVQNNSAISENEKKLYEDKIKLLEELVEMQKREIERLKGEK; from the coding sequence ATGCTAACGTTAGGAAATAAAATAAAGAAAGTAAGAGAACTGAAAGGTCTGAAACAGGAATACATGGCAGAGGTATTAGGCATCAGCCAGCCCAGCTACAGCAAGATTGAAACGGATGAAGTGTCGGTGAGCCCGGAGAGGCTGGAGCAGATTGCGAAGGTGTTGCAGGTGACTGTGCAGGATATCTTGGCGTTTGATGAACGCATATTTTTTAATATCACGAATAGAGATCAATCTTACGGAAGCGGATATTTCGTTCAAAATAATTCTGCAATTTCAGAAAATGAGAAGAAGCTTTATGAGGATAAGATAAAGTTGTTGGAGGAGTTGGTGGAGATGCAGAAGAGGGAGATTGAGAGGTTGAAGGGGGAGAAGTAG
- a CDS encoding response regulator, whose product MLYVDSEQHNLNAFRAYFREFKEYNIHLFKTGIDAVFALHTEKIDIIIADQPRPEVTGFEFVSAARFNNSPPIIIALTVHRDTQVLDMALEQGTLFRYFQKPIDFQELHFALIDAKLTLINRPNSH is encoded by the coding sequence GTGCTCTATGTCGACAGTGAGCAACACAACCTAAATGCCTTCCGTGCTTATTTCCGGGAATTCAAGGAATATAATATTCACCTCTTCAAGACGGGCATCGATGCGGTCTTTGCCCTGCATACCGAAAAGATTGATATCATCATTGCTGATCAACCCAGGCCAGAGGTTACAGGGTTTGAGTTTGTGAGTGCTGCACGTTTTAATAACTCACCTCCTATCATTATAGCGCTCACTGTACACAGAGATACACAGGTGCTGGATATGGCTTTGGAGCAGGGCACGCTTTTCCGGTATTTCCAAAAGCCTATTGACTTTCAGGAACTGCACTTTGCATTGATAGATGCTAAATTAACATTGATCAACAGACCTAACTCCCACTAA